In Alteribacter lacisalsi, a genomic segment contains:
- a CDS encoding manganese-dependent inorganic pyrophosphatase, with protein sequence MANEKVLIFGHRNPDTDTICSAIAYAELKKALGWEAEAVRLGEVADETQYALDQFKVDAPRRIETAGSEVDKVILVDHNERQQSVDDLDAVQIIEVIDHHKVANFETKDPLYFRAEPVGCTATILNKLYKENGVEVKPEIAGLMLSAIVSDSLLFKSPTCTDEDVAAAKEMAEIAGTDAEKYGLDMLKAGANLDNKSAEQLITLDAKEFSMGNLKVEIAQVNTVDTDEVFARRSELEEAISGTVSDKGLDLFILVVTDILSNNSTVLVEGEASENVEKAFDVKLENKTAVLEGVVSRKKQIVPPLNKVTG encoded by the coding sequence ATGGCAAACGAAAAAGTACTGATTTTTGGACATAGAAACCCGGACACAGATACGATCTGCTCGGCGATTGCCTATGCTGAGCTGAAAAAAGCCCTCGGCTGGGAGGCGGAGGCCGTAAGACTCGGTGAGGTTGCTGATGAAACACAGTATGCCCTCGACCAGTTTAAAGTGGACGCTCCACGACGGATTGAAACAGCCGGAAGCGAAGTCGACAAGGTCATTCTCGTTGACCACAACGAGCGTCAGCAGAGTGTGGACGATCTTGATGCAGTACAGATTATTGAAGTCATTGATCACCACAAAGTGGCGAACTTTGAAACGAAGGATCCCCTATATTTCCGTGCAGAGCCGGTAGGCTGTACCGCCACTATTCTGAACAAGCTTTACAAGGAAAACGGGGTAGAGGTGAAGCCGGAGATTGCCGGTCTGATGCTGTCGGCGATTGTGTCCGATTCCCTTCTATTCAAGTCGCCAACATGTACGGATGAAGATGTAGCTGCAGCGAAGGAAATGGCTGAAATTGCAGGGACAGACGCTGAAAAGTACGGCCTGGACATGCTTAAAGCCGGTGCAAATCTGGATAACAAATCTGCTGAACAGCTGATTACCCTTGATGCAAAGGAATTTTCCATGGGAAACCTGAAAGTAGAGATTGCTCAGGTGAATACAGTGGACACAGACGAAGTATTTGCCCGTCGGAGTGAATTAGAGGAAGCAATATCCGGTACGGTTTCCGATAAGGGACTTGACCTGTTCATCCTGGTCGTGACAGATATTCTCTCTAACAACAGCACGGTTCTTGTTGAAGGTGAGGCATCGGAGAATGTGGAGAAAGCATTTGACGTA